In Clostridium sp., one DNA window encodes the following:
- a CDS encoding methyl-accepting chemotaxis protein, which produces MNIVRNLKVKTKLIASFLIVAVIIAVVGIIGITSLEKVGNNAKKMYSNNLQNIYTLSVIKQNSVENENNILQMTYIKDTAKMHELELEIDKNAKDNDKRIKKFTNISMSEKERRQWTNFINAVDSYRVTRESAINYIHDNNMKQAARQYEEMSKIKATMFENLDNLIVANDNNAKIDNNTNDLIYKTSNTFMTVFIVAGLFMAVIIGLFTSNSINNPLAKISDFAQHLAEYDFSYKWEITRSDEFGQTGRALSKAQSNVKEILKIIINNSRDMSAASEELSATVEELNLEFQNIDNSTKEISKSMGENSASSQEITASVEEVDSSINELSTKALEASKQAEKASNRAVEIKSKVASSIENTKKIYKEKSGNILKAIEDGKVVKNIKTMADTIASIADQTNLLALNAAIEAARAGEHGRGFSVVAEEVRQLAEQSSQAVTGIQDTIERVQSAFKNLSDNSGDILKFFNEDLSKQFDYFANVGDQYHDDSDFINNMSGEIASMTEQLTATVEQVNNAVQVISGIAQTSSENIGNITSNMSEVTKAMDQVSYTAVNQADMAQKLNTIIQRFAM; this is translated from the coding sequence GTGAATATAGTCAGAAATTTAAAAGTTAAAACAAAATTGATAGCTTCATTTCTAATAGTTGCAGTAATAATTGCAGTAGTAGGAATTATTGGTATAACTTCCCTTGAAAAAGTAGGCAATAATGCAAAAAAGATGTATTCAAATAATCTGCAGAATATATATACATTATCTGTTATAAAGCAGAATTCTGTAGAAAATGAAAATAATATTCTGCAGATGACTTATATCAAGGATACTGCAAAAATGCATGAGCTGGAACTGGAAATTGACAAAAATGCAAAAGACAACGATAAAAGAATAAAAAAATTTACCAATATATCCATGAGTGAAAAGGAAAGAAGACAGTGGACAAATTTTATAAATGCAGTAGACAGCTATAGGGTCACAAGGGAAAGTGCAATTAACTATATACATGACAATAATATGAAACAGGCAGCAAGGCAGTATGAGGAAATGTCAAAGATAAAAGCTACAATGTTTGAAAACCTTGACAATCTCATAGTGGCAAATGATAATAATGCAAAAATTGACAACAATACCAACGATTTAATATATAAAACTTCAAATACTTTTATGACTGTTTTTATTGTAGCAGGACTGTTTATGGCAGTAATAATCGGATTATTTACCTCCAACAGCATAAACAATCCGCTTGCTAAAATATCGGATTTTGCACAGCATCTTGCTGAATACGATTTTTCTTACAAATGGGAAATTACACGCAGTGATGAATTTGGACAAACTGGTAGGGCACTTTCAAAAGCACAGAGCAATGTTAAAGAAATTTTAAAAATAATCATAAACAATTCCCGTGATATGAGTGCAGCCAGTGAAGAACTTTCAGCTACTGTTGAGGAATTGAATTTGGAATTTCAGAATATAGATAATTCCACGAAGGAAATATCTAAATCCATGGGAGAGAATAGTGCTTCCTCACAGGAAATCACAGCATCTGTAGAAGAAGTGGATTCAAGTATTAATGAATTGTCGACCAAGGCACTAGAGGCAAGCAAACAGGCCGAAAAGGCAAGCAATAGGGCTGTTGAAATAAAAAGTAAGGTTGCTTCATCCATAGAGAATACTAAAAAAATATATAAAGAGAAAAGCGGCAATATATTGAAGGCGATAGAAGATGGAAAAGTAGTGAAAAATATAAAAACCATGGCTGACACCATTGCAAGTATAGCAGATCAGACGAATTTACTTGCCTTAAATGCTGCAATTGAGGCAGCAAGAGCAGGGGAGCATGGCAGAGGGTTTTCCGTTGTAGCAGAAGAAGTCAGGCAGTTGGCCGAACAGTCTTCACAGGCGGTGACTGGAATTCAGGATACTATAGAAAGAGTTCAGTCAGCATTCAAGAATCTCTCGGACAACAGCGGCGATATACTGAAATTCTTTAATGAGGATCTATCAAAACAATTTGATTACTTTGCAAATGTTGGAGATCAATATCATGATGATTCAGATTTTATAAATAATATGTCGGGAGAAATTGCCTCCATGACTGAGCAGCTTACTGCAACTGTTGAGCAGGTTAACAATGCTGTACAGGTAATCTCCGGAATTGCCCAGACATCATCGGAAAATATAGGCAATATTACAAGCAATATGAGTGAGGTAACAAAGGCTATGGATCAAGTATCGTATACTGCAGTCAACCAGGCTGACATGGCCCAAAAATTGAATACAATAATTCAGAGATTTGCTATGTAA
- a CDS encoding bifunctional 4-hydroxy-2-oxoglutarate aldolase/2-dehydro-3-deoxy-phosphogluconate aldolase, translated as MIEKIETLKKIEEVGVVAVIRAENPETAEKISRACIEGGIPAIEVTFTVPGADKVITSLKDKFSNDELIVGAGTVLDSETARIAILAGAKYIVSPAFDLDTVKLCNRYQIPYMAGCMTVNEMIKAMEAGTDVIKLFPGSAYGPDIIKAIKAPLPQVPIMPTGGVDLDNVDQWIKNGCIAVGAGGKLTGGAKTGDYNRITETAKEFVSRVKEARK; from the coding sequence ATGATAGAGAAAATTGAAACCTTGAAAAAAATTGAAGAAGTTGGCGTAGTTGCTGTAATAAGAGCTGAAAATCCGGAAACTGCAGAAAAAATCTCCAGGGCATGTATAGAAGGCGGCATTCCTGCAATAGAAGTTACATTTACGGTACCTGGTGCAGACAAAGTAATAACTTCATTAAAAGATAAATTTTCAAATGACGAACTAATAGTAGGTGCCGGAACTGTATTGGACAGTGAAACTGCCAGAATTGCAATACTTGCTGGTGCAAAATACATTGTAAGCCCTGCATTTGATCTCGATACGGTAAAACTCTGCAACAGATATCAAATACCTTACATGGCCGGATGTATGACTGTAAATGAAATGATAAAAGCTATGGAAGCCGGTACAGATGTGATAAAGCTGTTTCCAGGAAGTGCTTATGGTCCCGATATAATAAAAGCTATAAAGGCTCCCCTTCCCCAGGTTCCTATCATGCCCACAGGCGGAGTAGACCTGGATAATGTAGATCAATGGATAAAAAATGGCTGTATAGCCGTAGGTGCAGGCGGTAAACTTACCGGCGGAGCTAAAACCGGAGATTACAACAGGATAACTGAAACAGCAAAAGAATTTGTCAGCAGGGTAAAAGAAGCAAGAAAATAA
- a CDS encoding LacI family DNA-binding transcriptional regulator: protein MKDQKKITIDDVAEKAGVSKSTISRYLNGKFEFMSENTRNRIEKVIEELDYRPNNTARTLKLKKSRLIGVVMADLTNPFSSILIKGIGDGCRKYNYNIIITNADNDKDREKEYLLSLMDQNVDGIIINGTGYNEELLIHIKNKNVPVVMLDRIVNSKFFDGVTSNNYEMTFNIVNYLIDEGFHNAALFTPPVGNISSRIERKKAFIEVCSKRLDSSNFGVYVLEDYNEGDIESKLLDFVENHSGTKAVFAINGVVLLNVLNNMRKLKLKIPDDAGICGYDDWGWAALIPPGITTISQPSYDMGFESAKILMEKIRRDNLGRTTCVYLKSSLKVRGSTNLKSK from the coding sequence ATGAAAGATCAGAAAAAAATTACGATTGATGATGTTGCAGAAAAGGCTGGAGTTTCAAAGTCTACAATATCACGGTATTTAAATGGAAAATTTGAGTTCATGTCGGAAAATACGAGGAACAGGATTGAAAAAGTCATAGAAGAACTGGATTATAGACCGAACAATACAGCAAGAACCCTGAAGCTTAAAAAGAGCAGGCTGATAGGTGTTGTAATGGCAGACTTGACAAATCCTTTTTCCTCCATACTCATAAAAGGAATAGGTGATGGATGCAGAAAGTACAATTACAATATCATAATAACAAATGCTGATAATGATAAAGACAGGGAAAAAGAATATTTACTGTCCCTGATGGATCAGAATGTCGATGGAATTATAATAAACGGAACCGGATATAATGAAGAACTTCTCATACATATAAAAAATAAAAATGTACCTGTTGTCATGCTTGACAGAATTGTAAATTCAAAATTTTTTGATGGAGTTACAAGCAACAACTATGAGATGACTTTTAATATTGTAAATTATTTGATTGATGAAGGTTTTCATAATGCAGCATTATTTACTCCTCCGGTGGGAAATATAAGTTCCAGAATTGAGAGAAAAAAAGCTTTTATTGAAGTATGCAGCAAGAGATTGGACAGTTCAAATTTTGGTGTATATGTTTTAGAGGACTACAATGAAGGGGACATTGAATCAAAACTATTGGATTTTGTAGAAAATCACAGCGGTACCAAAGCTGTTTTTGCCATTAATGGTGTAGTCCTTCTGAATGTGCTGAATAATATGAGAAAATTGAAGTTGAAAATACCTGATGACGCAGGAATATGCGGATATGATGACTGGGGATGGGCAGCTCTCATACCGCCTGGAATTACTACGATATCGCAGCCGTCTTATGACATGGGATTTGAATCCGCAAAGATATTGATGGAAAAAATAAGGCGTGACAATTTAGGAAGAACTACCTGTGTTTATTTAAAATCGAGTTTGAAGGTCAGGGGATCTACTAATTTGAAAAGTAAATAA
- a CDS encoding Ldh family oxidoreductase, which produces MSYTRVRYDGLKKMCDLVFEKFGFSTEDSRTITDVLLLSDLFGIESHGIQRLVKYYSEIKQGLIIVDSKPKIIKETPVSATLDGQAGMGQLTGRTAMNMAIEKAEASGIGMVSVRNSNHYGIAGYYARMAEKKGLIGISMTNSPAVIVPTFGKEAMLGTNPIAISMPADPYPFLMDMATSVVTRGKVEVYNKRNEPLPDGWALDADGHDTTNPKDILYNVPRHLGGGIVPLGGSKELTGGHKGYGFALTVEMFTAILSGGLTGNYVHLDGKNGSGTCHYFCAIDYGMFGDKKSIENSFSKYLEELRNSKKAKDAVRIYTHGEKEVEAYNDKMKNGIPVNDSTLHEIYDICRYFDIDPENYVEKLN; this is translated from the coding sequence ATGTCATATACAAGAGTTCGATATGATGGTTTGAAAAAAATGTGTGATCTTGTTTTCGAGAAATTTGGTTTTAGTACTGAAGACAGCAGAACAATAACTGATGTTCTACTGCTTTCTGATCTGTTCGGAATTGAATCTCATGGAATTCAGAGACTTGTAAAATACTACAGTGAAATAAAACAGGGATTGATAATAGTAGATTCAAAACCGAAGATAATTAAGGAAACACCGGTATCTGCAACCTTGGATGGTCAGGCTGGAATGGGGCAATTGACAGGTAGAACTGCCATGAATATGGCAATTGAAAAAGCTGAAGCTTCAGGTATTGGTATGGTAAGTGTCAGAAACTCAAATCACTATGGAATAGCAGGGTACTATGCCAGAATGGCGGAAAAAAAGGGCCTGATTGGCATATCGATGACAAATTCACCTGCAGTTATAGTCCCCACCTTCGGAAAAGAGGCCATGCTCGGTACAAATCCAATCGCAATATCAATGCCTGCGGATCCGTATCCATTTCTGATGGATATGGCTACAAGTGTTGTTACAAGAGGAAAGGTTGAAGTCTATAACAAAAGGAATGAACCCCTTCCAGATGGCTGGGCACTGGACGCGGATGGTCATGATACCACAAATCCAAAGGATATTTTATACAATGTACCAAGACATCTCGGCGGTGGAATAGTTCCACTTGGAGGGTCGAAAGAGCTTACCGGAGGGCACAAGGGCTATGGTTTTGCCCTTACAGTCGAGATGTTTACGGCAATTCTCTCAGGTGGACTTACGGGAAATTATGTTCATCTTGATGGAAAGAATGGTTCCGGAACATGTCATTATTTCTGTGCTATAGACTATGGAATGTTTGGAGATAAAAAGTCCATAGAAAATAGTTTCTCAAAGTACCTGGAAGAGCTTAGAAATTCAAAGAAGGCAAAAGACGCGGTTAGAATATATACTCACGGTGAAAAAGAAGTCGAGGCCTACAATGACAAGATGAAAAATGGAATACCCGTGAATGACAGCACACTTCATGAGATATATGACATATGCAGATATTTTGATATAGATCCTGAAAATTACGTTGAAAAGTTGAACTAA
- a CDS encoding IclR family transcriptional regulator, whose protein sequence is MNNNSENSSLVQSVNKALEILNALAECPKGCRIAELSKRLGLNKSTIYRILATLRYRNYVIKNEENDKYMLGTQILYLSQSLKSGMDLVTISRPYINKLVDKIGETAHLCIPDELFHNIIYIDKISPEQPNRSIYMSSKIGKKTPIYCTASGKLLLSQFSDEKIKNILEKIDLVKHTENTIIDVNIFLDEIKKIRIDRYALDRVENENGIICIAVPIFNSKGEICATISISSVILFKTIEDLLSYKDDIFEICNKISKLLGFMS, encoded by the coding sequence ATGAACAATAATTCAGAAAATTCAAGCCTTGTACAGTCAGTAAACAAAGCACTTGAAATATTAAATGCACTTGCCGAATGTCCGAAAGGCTGTAGAATCGCAGAACTTTCCAAAAGACTTGGATTGAATAAAAGCACCATATATAGAATACTGGCAACTTTAAGATATAGGAACTATGTAATAAAAAATGAGGAAAATGACAAATACATGCTTGGAACTCAGATACTTTATCTGTCACAGAGTTTAAAGAGCGGTATGGACCTGGTAACTATATCCAGACCATACATAAACAAACTTGTAGACAAAATTGGTGAAACAGCTCATCTATGCATTCCAGACGAACTTTTCCATAATATTATATACATAGATAAAATATCACCTGAACAGCCAAACAGAAGTATATACATGTCATCAAAAATAGGGAAAAAAACTCCAATATATTGTACAGCATCCGGCAAACTGCTTCTTTCACAATTTTCTGATGAAAAAATAAAAAATATTCTTGAGAAAATTGATCTTGTAAAGCATACAGAAAATACAATTATCGATGTAAATATTTTTCTCGATGAAATAAAAAAAATCCGCATTGACCGCTATGCACTGGATAGAGTGGAAAACGAGAACGGGATAATATGTATTGCAGTTCCTATTTTTAACTCCAAAGGAGAAATATGTGCAACTATAAGCATATCATCGGTAATATTGTTTAAAACTATCGAGGATCTTCTAAGCTATAAAGATGATATTTTTGAAATTTGCAATAAAATAAGCAAATTGCTTGGATTTATGTCTTGA
- the leuD gene encoding 3-isopropylmalate dehydratase small subunit has protein sequence MIIQGKVIKYKDNVDTDVIIPARYLNTSDPKELASHCMEDLDGNFSEKAKTRSIIVAGRNFGCGSSREHAPISIKAAGIKCVIAESFARIFFRNSINIGLPIMECAEASKHIEDGDEISIDVAEGIIKNITKGKIYKAVPFPEFMQKIINSDGLINYVKKEVADR, from the coding sequence ATGATAATACAGGGAAAGGTAATCAAATATAAGGATAATGTGGATACGGATGTAATAATACCGGCAAGATATTTGAATACAAGCGATCCAAAGGAACTCGCTTCACATTGTATGGAGGATCTGGACGGTAATTTCAGTGAAAAAGCAAAAACCAGATCCATAATTGTTGCAGGAAGGAACTTTGGATGTGGTTCTTCGAGAGAACATGCTCCCATATCGATAAAGGCAGCGGGAATAAAATGTGTAATTGCGGAGAGCTTTGCACGTATATTCTTTAGAAATTCCATAAATATAGGACTTCCTATAATGGAATGTGCTGAAGCCTCGAAGCATATAGAAGATGGAGATGAGATATCGATAGATGTTGCTGAAGGAATTATAAAAAATATAACCAAGGGAAAGATTTACAAGGCAGTTCCATTTCCGGAATTCATGCAGAAAATAATAAATTCCGACGGACTTATAAATTATGTTAAAAAGGAAGTGGCAGACAGGTGA
- the leuB gene encoding 3-isopropylmalate dehydrogenase: MNIAVIKGDGIGKEIVGEALKVLEVISKKYKVDFEYREVLLGGEAIDRTGGPIPQETIDICKRSDSVLLGAVGGPKWDKIPSNLRPEVGLLGIRKALGVFANLRPAILFPQLKSASNLKPEVLGDGLDIMIVRELIGGIYFGEKKRVDIPGGQKAWDIMAYSTPEIERIARKAFEIAKKRNKKLTLVDKANVLESSRLWRETVTEIAKEHEDVKLDFMYVDNASMQLIRNPKQFDVIVTENTFGDILSDEASMLTGSLGMLPSASLGDGKVGIYEPIHGSAPDIAGQDKANPIATIMSTAMMLRYTFNMDKAASDVENAVSKVLDEDYRTQDIMEKGKKLIGTREMGYLIVNAIG, translated from the coding sequence GTGAATATAGCAGTTATAAAAGGAGACGGGATAGGAAAGGAAATTGTTGGTGAAGCACTGAAGGTGCTGGAGGTCATATCAAAGAAATACAAGGTGGACTTTGAGTATAGAGAAGTGCTTTTAGGCGGTGAAGCCATAGATAGAACAGGAGGACCAATACCCCAGGAAACCATAGATATATGTAAAAGGAGTGATTCCGTACTTCTTGGGGCTGTGGGAGGCCCTAAGTGGGACAAAATTCCAAGCAATCTCAGACCGGAGGTGGGACTTCTTGGAATAAGAAAGGCACTTGGAGTATTTGCAAATTTAAGACCTGCAATTTTATTTCCCCAGCTTAAATCAGCATCAAATCTAAAGCCGGAAGTTCTTGGAGATGGGCTGGATATAATGATTGTAAGGGAATTGATAGGCGGAATTTATTTTGGAGAAAAAAAACGTGTTGATATACCTGGAGGCCAGAAGGCATGGGATATAATGGCATATTCTACTCCGGAGATAGAAAGAATTGCACGGAAGGCATTTGAAATAGCGAAAAAAAGAAATAAAAAGCTTACCCTGGTTGACAAGGCCAATGTACTGGAAAGCTCCAGACTGTGGAGAGAAACTGTAACTGAAATTGCAAAGGAGCATGAGGATGTAAAGCTTGATTTCATGTATGTTGACAATGCTTCCATGCAGCTTATAAGAAATCCAAAGCAATTTGATGTAATTGTAACTGAAAATACCTTCGGTGATATATTGAGTGATGAAGCGTCCATGCTTACGGGTTCCCTGGGTATGCTTCCTTCTGCAAGTCTGGGAGACGGCAAGGTTGGGATCTATGAGCCCATACACGGGTCAGCTCCTGATATTGCAGGACAGGACAAGGCAAACCCGATTGCCACCATTATGAGTACGGCCATGATGCTGAGGTATACCTTCAACATGGATAAGGCTGCTTCCGATGTAGAAAATGCAGTATCCAAAGTATTGGATGAAGATTATCGTACACAGGACATCATGGAAAAAGGCAAGAAATTGATTGGAACCAGGGAAATGGGATATTTAATAGTCAATGCAATAGGATAA
- the leuC gene encoding 3-isopropylmalate dehydratase large subunit produces MGMTMTQKILAGHAGLENVSAGQLINCKLDMVLGNDITTPVAIREFNKTGLKEVFDRKKVAIVPDHFSPAKDIKSAEQCKCVKDFAVDKNIENYFEVGQMGIEHALLPEKGLVVAGEVIIGADSHTCTYGALGAFSTGVGSTDMAAGMATGEAWFKVPEAIKFILKGKLQPWVSGKDVILHIIGKIGVDGALYKSMEFTGDGVSELSMDDRFTITNMAIEAGAKNGIFEVDEKTIEYMKEHSSKTYKIYSADEDAIYVDIIEIDLSAIKTTVSFPHLPENTRTIDEVGDVKIDQVVIGSCTNGRISDLRAAASILKDRKINKNVRAIIIPATQDIYLQAMKEGLIEIFIKAGAVVSTPTCGPCLGGYMGILAKGERAISTTNRNFVGRMGHPESEVYLSSPAVAAASAVTGKISSPEEVIK; encoded by the coding sequence ATGGGAATGACCATGACACAAAAAATTCTGGCAGGTCATGCAGGATTGGAAAATGTAAGCGCAGGACAGCTGATTAATTGCAAATTGGATATGGTTCTTGGAAATGACATTACAACACCTGTGGCTATAAGGGAATTCAACAAGACGGGATTGAAGGAGGTATTTGATAGGAAGAAAGTTGCAATTGTTCCTGATCACTTTTCACCTGCCAAGGATATAAAGTCTGCAGAACAATGTAAATGTGTGAAAGATTTTGCTGTGGATAAGAATATAGAAAATTATTTTGAAGTGGGGCAGATGGGAATTGAACACGCACTTCTGCCGGAAAAAGGTCTTGTAGTAGCAGGAGAAGTAATAATAGGTGCGGATTCACATACATGTACCTATGGTGCACTTGGAGCTTTTTCAACAGGAGTAGGTAGTACTGATATGGCTGCGGGAATGGCTACAGGAGAAGCATGGTTCAAGGTGCCGGAGGCAATTAAATTTATTTTGAAGGGAAAATTGCAGCCCTGGGTAAGTGGTAAAGATGTCATATTGCATATAATAGGAAAAATAGGGGTAGACGGGGCGCTTTATAAATCCATGGAATTTACAGGTGATGGAGTCTCTGAGCTGTCTATGGATGATAGATTCACAATTACAAATATGGCTATCGAGGCAGGAGCAAAAAATGGTATATTTGAAGTGGATGAAAAAACTATAGAATATATGAAAGAACACTCTTCAAAGACGTATAAAATTTACAGTGCGGACGAGGATGCCATATATGTTGATATTATTGAGATAGATTTATCTGCCATAAAAACCACGGTTTCCTTTCCTCACCTTCCAGAAAACACGAGAACCATTGATGAGGTGGGAGATGTAAAAATAGATCAGGTTGTCATCGGATCATGTACAAATGGAAGAATAAGTGATCTGAGGGCGGCAGCATCCATTTTAAAGGACAGGAAAATAAATAAAAATGTGAGAGCCATTATAATTCCTGCCACACAGGATATCTATCTTCAGGCCATGAAGGAAGGGCTCATTGAAATATTTATAAAGGCTGGAGCGGTAGTAAGTACACCAACCTGTGGACCGTGCCTTGGAGGCTATATGGGAATACTTGCCAAAGGTGAAAGAGCAATATCTACGACAAATAGAAATTTTGTAGGAAGAATGGGACATCCGGAAAGTGAAGTTTATCTTTCAAGTCCTGCAGTAGCGGCGGCTTCTGCTGTAACGGGTAAAATTTCGTCACCAGAGGAGGTAATAAAATGA
- a CDS encoding CPBP family intramembrane glutamic endopeptidase, translating to MKFIYKINSFLQELHPFKFILIMTLCTILSSAMLGLLSFIFNIEISEATSETSKSSMFLNFVVAIIIAPLLETLIYQYAVIKLLRKVKILKNNNYIIILICSILFGLSHTYSLSYVINTTIIGIILAYSFITYEKKGIPPFLIVCAIHSLRNLFSFVVI from the coding sequence ATGAAGTTTATATACAAAATCAATAGTTTCTTACAAGAACTGCATCCATTTAAATTTATCCTCATTATGACGTTATGTACAATTCTTTCTTCAGCTATGCTCGGCTTATTAAGCTTCATTTTTAATATTGAAATTTCAGAAGCTACTTCAGAGACTTCGAAATCTTCTATGTTTTTAAATTTTGTGGTGGCAATAATAATTGCTCCTTTACTAGAAACTTTAATATATCAATATGCTGTCATAAAACTTTTAAGAAAAGTTAAAATATTAAAAAATAATAATTATATTATAATTTTAATATGCTCTATACTATTTGGGTTAAGCCATACTTATAGTTTAAGTTATGTAATTAATACTACTATCATAGGTATAATTCTTGCATATTCTTTTATCACTTATGAAAAAAAAGGAATACCGCCTTTTTTGATCGTGTGTGCAATCCATAGTTTAAGAAATCTTTTTAGTTTTGTGGTTATATAA
- a CDS encoding sugar kinase has translation MSEFLTIGEPMTLFGASGKDDADKELKDAKTFTKFLAGAEVNVCVGLSRLGHSTQYITKLGKDPFGSFIKDSLDREGIGTDYIGETEEYFTAYQLKSKVSTGDPKIFYFRRNSAASHFSKDDLENLNLDDVKIAHLTGIFPALSESCREAVYELIKLLKQKNITITFDPNLRPQLWKSRSEMVDTINDIAFRSDIVLPGINEGLILAGSDKPDEIADFYLNRGVKTVIVKLGSRGAFVKSGKKSYEVRGFKVDKVVDTVGAGDGFAVGVITGLLEGLSVEDSVKRGTAIGALAVMSEGDSDGYPDRQQLEKFMNNCRSL, from the coding sequence ATGAGTGAATTTTTAACTATTGGAGAACCGATGACGCTATTCGGAGCTAGTGGAAAAGATGATGCTGATAAGGAATTGAAGGATGCAAAAACTTTTACAAAATTTCTGGCGGGGGCAGAAGTCAATGTCTGTGTAGGATTGTCAAGACTGGGACATTCAACACAATATATTACGAAATTAGGAAAAGATCCCTTCGGAAGTTTTATAAAAGACAGCCTTGACAGAGAAGGTATAGGTACTGATTATATTGGTGAAACAGAAGAATATTTTACAGCATATCAACTGAAATCCAAGGTCAGTACGGGAGATCCGAAGATATTTTATTTTAGGCGGAATTCTGCAGCTTCTCACTTTTCAAAAGACGACCTTGAAAATCTGAATCTTGATGATGTAAAAATTGCACATTTGACCGGAATATTTCCTGCCTTATCTGAAAGCTGCAGAGAAGCTGTGTATGAACTTATAAAATTGTTGAAACAAAAAAATATAACTATTACTTTTGATCCAAACTTGAGGCCGCAGTTATGGAAATCAAGAAGTGAGATGGTAGATACAATTAATGATATTGCTTTCAGAAGCGATATAGTACTTCCGGGTATAAATGAAGGATTGATTTTAGCTGGAAGTGATAAACCGGATGAAATTGCAGATTTCTACCTGAACAGGGGGGTCAAGACTGTTATTGTAAAGTTGGGAAGCAGGGGAGCTTTTGTGAAGTCCGGGAAAAAATCCTATGAAGTAAGAGGCTTTAAAGTTGATAAAGTGGTGGATACTGTTGGCGCAGGAGACGGGTTTGCAGTAGGGGTTATAACCGGACTCCTGGAAGGACTGTCTGTTGAGGATTCAGTAAAAAGAGGAACTGCAATAGGTGCACTTGCAGTAATGTCTGAAGGGGATAGTGATGGATACCCGGATAGACAACAACTTGAAAAGTTCATGAATAATTGTAGATCATTATAA